In Callospermophilus lateralis isolate mCalLat2 chromosome 19, mCalLat2.hap1, whole genome shotgun sequence, the following are encoded in one genomic region:
- the LOC143385379 gene encoding speedy protein E4-like produces MEDQQISQSGQSPSQPSTSESHLEVVVDDEVAGPSAPWVESGLLTETTGLKRKRESSTESEDELEDLESGLNHPWDVESLCGLKMKLKKRRMNLVQPEHHEVFNRLLEDPVVQRFLAWDKNLRVSDKYLLAMVIAYFSRAGLFSWQYQRIHFFLALYLANDMEEDNQAPKQEIFRFLYGKSYAQRPLFHKLRFQFICSMGWNTRVSKEECEEIQAYDPELWVWGRDRTLIA; encoded by the exons ATGGAAGATCAACAAATCTCCCAGTCTGGGCAATCGCCTTCCCAGCCAAGCACCTCAGAATCCCACCTGGAGGTGGTGGTAGATGATGAGGTGGCAGGTCCATCAG CACCCTGGGTAGAATCTGGCCTCCTGACTGAGACCACTggcctaaagagaaagagagagtccTCCACTGAATCTGAGGATGAGCTGGAGGATCTGGAAAGTGGGCTAAATCACCCCTGGGATGTGGAGTCACTGTGTGGCCTCAAAATGAAACTCAAAAAACGGCGCATGAACTTGGTGCAACCAGAACACCATGAGGTTTTCAACAGGCTTCTAG AGGATCCTGTTGTCCAAAGATTCCTGGCCTGGGACAAGAATCTGAGAGTGTCTGACAAG TACCTCCTGGCTATGGTCATAGCTTATTTTAGCCGGGCTGGCCTCTTCTCCTGGCAGTACCAACGAATCCACTTCTTTCTGGCCCT CTACCTGGCCAATGACATGGAGGAGGACAACCAGGCTCCTAAACAAGAGATCTTTCGTTTCCTCTATGGGAAGAGCTATGCCCAGCGTCCCCTGTTCCACAAACTGCGCTTTCAGTTCATCTGCTCCATGGGCTGGAACACTCGGGTTTCCAAGGAGGAGTGTGAGGAG ATTCAAGCTTATGATCCGGAGCTCTGGGTGTGGGGCCGAGATCGCACCCTCATTGCCTAG